From the genome of Paraclostridium sordellii, one region includes:
- a CDS encoding helix-turn-helix domain-containing protein translates to MCSFKGLYSFAEATKLWGLKDSTLRKAVETGKLIADEDCKKFGRDWVVKESAMVREYGEKKE, encoded by the coding sequence ATGTGTAGCTTTAAAGGATTATATTCATTTGCAGAGGCAACTAAATTATGGGGGTTAAAAGATTCTACACTAAGAAAGGCAGTTGAAACTGGAAAATTAATAGCTGATGAAGATTGTAAAAAGTTTGGTAGAGATTGGGTTGTAAAAGAAAGTGCAATGGTTAGAGAATATGGAGAAAAAAAGGAATAA